The Bacteroidota bacterium genome includes a region encoding these proteins:
- a CDS encoding HAMP domain-containing histidine kinase, protein MHLLISELTETRKTEHKYKAEIELLNFEHILEDVRLTLNDNISAIGVKIKSDIQVSEITYSRRKLRSVVYNLVNNAIKFRAPDRRPEILITTTRNDNFIVISVKDNGIGIDPTKQEAIFSKYYRLENEIEGSGIGLYLVKEIVNSTGGKILVQSTPNEGTEFRCF, encoded by the coding sequence ATGCATCTCCTGATAAGTGAGCTCACCGAAACCCGCAAAACCGAACATAAATACAAAGCCGAAATAGAACTGCTCAATTTTGAACATATCTTAGAAGATGTGCGCCTCACGCTCAACGACAATATCAGTGCAATTGGTGTGAAAATAAAAAGCGATATACAGGTATCAGAGATCACCTACTCACGCCGGAAACTGCGATCTGTAGTGTATAATCTGGTGAATAACGCCATCAAATTCAGAGCTCCCGACCGAAGACCCGAGATTTTGATCACCACCACACGCAACGATAACTTTATTGTTATTTCTGTAAAAGACAACGGAATAGGAATAGACCCCACCAAACAGGAAGCCATTTTCTCCAAATACTATCGCCTCGAAAATGAAATAGAGGGTTCGGGCATAGGATTGTATCTCGTTAAAGAAATTGTTAACAGCACCGGAGGCAAAATTCTGGTGCAAAGCACTCCAAATGAAGGGACGGAATTTAGGTGTTTTTAA
- a CDS encoding PAS domain-containing protein: MTDKNQQIKSLIEHNDELENYFRNTIIPQLFIDGNLKLQKFTPPAMKQFNLAKTDIGRPIDDIKDNFRFPSIIENIQQVIDSNEILEKEIQTTDLRWYQMNIIPYVKMRDNKTDGVIITFVEITMRIKNLKEQEKLIADHEILLDTISHDIKILYPTL; encoded by the coding sequence ATGACCGACAAGAATCAACAGATAAAATCACTGATAGAGCACAACGACGAACTCGAAAATTATTTCCGCAATACCATTATACCTCAATTGTTTATTGACGGCAACCTCAAATTACAGAAATTTACACCGCCGGCAATGAAACAGTTCAACCTTGCCAAAACTGATATTGGCAGGCCAATTGACGACATAAAAGACAACTTCCGTTTTCCTTCTATCATCGAAAATATTCAGCAAGTAATTGATAGCAACGAAATTCTGGAGAAGGAGATCCAAACCACAGATCTGCGTTGGTATCAGATGAATATTATTCCTTATGTGAAAATGCGCGACAACAAGACCGATGGGGTAATTATCACTTTTGTGGAGATCACCATGCGCATAAAAAACCTGAAGGAACAGGAAAAACTGATAGCTGACCACGAAATTCTGTTGGATACCATTTCGCACGATATCAAAATCCTCTATCCAACCTTGTAA
- a CDS encoding transposase → MHIEHKPGDKAYVDFAGVKLPYVDTETGEIKQAEIFVAILGWSQFVYVEAMQDQTSEEFILACENALIYFNGVPSALVPDNLKAAVIKTDKYEPELNANFKSFANHYGFTGTCLHAPESHRTKHMWRIWLKLYIKIFIPVFMKPVFCLCPCSMNRSGSISLI, encoded by the coding sequence ATGCATATTGAACACAAGCCCGGAGATAAGGCTTATGTTGATTTTGCAGGAGTTAAATTACCTTATGTTGATACAGAAACCGGAGAGATAAAACAAGCTGAAATATTCGTTGCTATTTTAGGTTGGAGCCAGTTTGTATATGTGGAAGCAATGCAGGATCAAACAAGTGAGGAATTTATTTTGGCTTGCGAAAATGCATTGATTTATTTTAATGGAGTTCCTTCTGCACTGGTGCCAGATAATCTGAAAGCAGCAGTAATTAAAACAGATAAATACGAACCGGAATTAAATGCAAATTTTAAATCCTTTGCAAATCATTATGGATTTACGGGTACTTGCCTGCACGCTCCCGAAAGCCACAGGACAAAGCACATGTGGAGAATATGGTTAAAATTGTATATAAAGATATTTATACCCGTATTTATGAAACCGGTATTTTGCCTTTGCCCCTGCTCAATGAACAGATCCGGATCTATCTCACTGATTTAA
- a CDS encoding ATP-binding protein, translating to MQEMLTKMKSMRLLGMAQAFQLSMESGKNEKFTSDEMVTHLIESEWDDRHNRKMNRTVKDARFRYKASIEQITFDDNRVDKNQIHRLADCNFIKRHENIIITASGIGKSYLASAIGHQACSMGYRVLYQHSAKLFARMKIAKADGSYLKELSKMEKQQLLLIDDFGIQPLDAQSRSALMEIIEDRHGKSSVIITSQVPVSGWHDIIGEQTIADAILDRIVHDAHRVEMKGESLRKKDTWKRKKNLI from the coding sequence ATGCAGGAAATGTTAACCAAAATGAAGTCCATGCGCCTTCTGGGAATGGCACAAGCCTTCCAATTATCAATGGAATCAGGTAAGAACGAAAAGTTTACCTCGGATGAAATGGTCACTCATCTGATTGAATCGGAATGGGACGATAGACATAACAGAAAAATGAATCGGACAGTGAAAGATGCCCGGTTCCGTTATAAAGCAAGCATCGAACAAATTACTTTTGATGATAATCGGGTAGATAAAAACCAAATACACCGATTGGCTGATTGTAATTTTATTAAACGCCATGAAAATATTATTATTACCGCATCAGGTATCGGAAAAAGTTATTTAGCATCAGCAATTGGTCATCAGGCATGTTCAATGGGTTATCGGGTTCTGTATCAACACAGTGCGAAACTCTTTGCACGAATGAAAATAGCAAAAGCAGACGGGTCTTATTTAAAAGAGCTGTCTAAAATGGAAAAACAACAATTATTATTGATAGATGATTTTGGAATACAACCACTTGATGCGCAAAGCAGGTCAGCATTAATGGAAATCATTGAGGATAGGCACGGAAAATCATCAGTAATCATAACATCACAAGTGCCGGTAAGTGGCTGGCATGATATCATCGGCGAACAAACCATTGCAGATGCAATTTTAGATCGGATCGTGCACGATGCACATCGGGTTGAAATGAAAGGTGAATCATTAAGAAAAAAAGACACCTGGAAGCGGAAGAAAAATTTGATTTAA
- a CDS encoding T9SS type A sorting domain-containing protein — translation MYINVPWGDSLLTLTAPAYSYGYFKVPIRAYYPLRVDEVKSQYDMKLYPNPANNTVSVIGLQDNFAIQGKLEVKMINVTGSTCMETDIISGQQLDISSLSYGVYQIIIKFEDGNIAVGKLIKQ, via the coding sequence ATGTATATAAACGTACCTTGGGGTGATTCACTATTAACGTTGACCGCTCCTGCATATTCATATGGATATTTTAAAGTTCCTATCCGGGCTTATTACCCTCTCAGGGTTGATGAAGTTAAAAGTCAATATGATATGAAGCTCTATCCAAACCCCGCAAACAATACGGTTTCAGTCATCGGGCTACAAGACAATTTTGCCATTCAAGGAAAATTAGAAGTCAAAATGATTAACGTTACTGGTAGCACTTGTATGGAAACTGACATTATAAGTGGACAACAACTTGACATATCAAGTTTGAGTTATGGAGTTTACCAAATAATCATTAAATTTGAGGATGGCAATATAGCCGTTGGAAAGTTAATTAAACAATAA
- a CDS encoding T9SS type A sorting domain-containing protein, with protein sequence MKRTKFHIEEYSAFAVCFLLLQTESSAEAVYSDIIPDTLIDFDWETFGIDMNNDGVVDFALLKRSFSFLETTYWSSYITSHLCIFYAGPQVFGNMIAGKRVILSPSYGGFTVYHPYALAEDVLINEDLDFQFAGYQELAYVYRGEYSSYADNGGNWFPEVLDHYLGIYFKDTMNCYHYGWIRLDVKDSGRELVIKDFAYETECDHPIVAYDTISYVDVEDENKLDAVVYSFENTIYINVSELQKLEIDIYDLTGRLIYSKIMTDRIFSIKLNQPTGYYIINLSSDSKKYSKKIFID encoded by the coding sequence TTGAAGAGAACAAAATTTCATATAGAGGAATATTCAGCTTTTGCTGTATGTTTTTTGTTATTACAAACAGAATCATCAGCTGAAGCTGTTTACTCCGACATTATTCCTGATACCTTAATAGATTTCGATTGGGAAACATTTGGTATTGATATGAATAATGATGGGGTTGTTGATTTTGCGCTTTTAAAGAGATCCTTTTCATTTCTTGAAACTACTTATTGGTCAAGTTATATCACTTCTCACTTATGTATATTTTATGCAGGCCCCCAAGTCTTTGGAAACATGATCGCAGGTAAGAGAGTTATATTAAGCCCTTCTTACGGTGGCTTTACGGTATATCATCCATATGCACTTGCAGAGGATGTACTAATAAATGAGGATTTAGATTTCCAATTTGCTGGGTATCAAGAATTGGCCTATGTTTATAGAGGTGAATACAGTTCCTATGCAGATAATGGAGGGAATTGGTTTCCTGAGGTGCTAGACCACTATTTAGGAATATATTTTAAAGATACCATGAATTGTTATCATTATGGTTGGATTCGATTGGACGTAAAAGATTCTGGTCGTGAATTGGTCATAAAAGATTTTGCATACGAAACGGAGTGCGATCATCCGATAGTAGCCTATGATACAATCAGTTATGTTGATGTCGAAGATGAAAATAAATTGGATGCTGTAGTTTATAGTTTCGAGAATACCATCTATATAAATGTAAGTGAATTACAAAAACTCGAAATTGATATTTATGACCTTACAGGCAGATTGATCTATTCCAAAATAATGACGGATAGAATTTTTTCTATTAAATTAAATCAACCAACTGGATATTACATTATCAATTTATCTTCAGACAGTAAAAAGTATTCAAAGAAAATATTTATAGATTAA
- a CDS encoding T9SS type A sorting domain-containing protein, with protein sequence MLSKNSLSSEKTEFSIQNYSAFAVCFLLVHEEAAAEAVYTDIPDTLINYNNETFDIDMNGDEIIDFAVIRRSFSFLETTYYSGYITSHLSALSAGPQAVGNKIAGFTEVWGGSSAAGSFLVYFPYALDAGEMIDDILSFQDDGFQILAFRYRGQYSSYVKHGGDWYPESNDHHLGVYFKDSEDCYHYGWIRCDVKNEGKELVIKDFAYETKCSIGILAGDLIGDTTTVGINELDKLNATVYSFENTVYITVEELPKELEIDIYDLTGRLIYSKIMTDRIFSIKLNQPTGYYIINLSSDSKKYSKKIFID encoded by the coding sequence TTGTTGTCAAAAAACTCGTTAAGCAGTGAAAAAACGGAATTTAGCATCCAAAATTATTCGGCTTTTGCTGTCTGCTTTTTGCTTGTGCATGAGGAAGCGGCAGCAGAAGCTGTTTATACTGACATTCCTGATACGCTGATAAATTACAATAATGAAACATTTGATATTGATATGAATGGCGATGAGATTATTGATTTTGCTGTTATAAGAAGATCATTTTCATTTTTGGAAACCACCTATTATTCAGGATATATAACGTCTCACTTGAGTGCACTTTCTGCTGGTCCTCAGGCGGTAGGAAATAAAATAGCAGGATTCACTGAAGTTTGGGGCGGCTCTTCTGCGGCAGGTTCTTTTCTTGTTTATTTTCCTTATGCTCTGGATGCCGGAGAAATGATTGATGATATTTTGAGTTTTCAGGACGATGGCTTTCAAATTTTAGCGTTTCGATATCGCGGACAATATAGTTCTTACGTTAAACATGGCGGAGATTGGTACCCCGAAAGCAATGATCACCATTTAGGAGTATATTTTAAAGATAGCGAAGATTGTTACCATTATGGATGGATACGTTGTGATGTAAAGAACGAAGGCAAAGAGCTTGTAATTAAGGATTTTGCCTATGAAACAAAATGCAGTATTGGAATTTTGGCAGGCGATCTTATAGGTGATACAACGACTGTTGGAATTAATGAGTTAGATAAATTAAATGCCACAGTTTATAGTTTCGAGAACACTGTGTATATAACTGTAGAGGAATTGCCTAAAGAACTAGAAATTGATATTTATGACCTTACAGGCAGATTGATCTATTCCAAAATAATGACGGATAGAATTTTTTCTATTAAATTAAATCAACCAACTGGATATTACATTATCAATTTATCTTCAGACAGTAAAAAGTATTCAAAGAAAATATTTATTGATTAG
- a CDS encoding DUF2200 domain-containing protein — MKTTIHHDARIANMTFSSVYPLYITKVERKGRTKKELDQVIEWLTGFNEKKLKELIDKKVTFETFFQQAKLNENAHLITGAICGYRVEEIENPLTQKVRYLDKLVDELAKGRKMEKILRA, encoded by the coding sequence ATGAAGACCACCATACATCACGATGCACGAATTGCAAATATGACATTCTCTTCAGTTTATCCTCTCTATATCACTAAAGTAGAGAGAAAAGGCAGAACAAAAAAAGAATTGGATCAGGTAATAGAATGGTTAACCGGTTTCAATGAAAAAAAGCTGAAAGAACTCATTGATAAAAAAGTAACTTTTGAAACATTCTTCCAGCAGGCAAAATTAAATGAAAATGCTCACCTGATAACAGGTGCAATTTGTGGTTATCGCGTGGAGGAAATTGAAAATCCCTTAACCCAAAAAGTAAGGTATTTGGATAAATTGGTGGATGAATTGGCAAAAGGTCGCAAAATGGAGAAAATTTTGCGTGCATAG
- a CDS encoding DUF1801 domain-containing protein: MNQDIKTYNDQQTPEDKKICNLLAEIIDRELPEAENKIWHAHPVWFLDGNPIVGYNKQKTGLRLMFWSGADFDVEELNVVGKKFKDASIFYTNVEQINKKELVRWLKKSKEIQWDYKNIVKRKGQLTRLK; encoded by the coding sequence ATGAACCAGGATATTAAAACCTACAACGACCAACAAACCCCAGAAGACAAAAAGATCTGCAACCTTCTAGCAGAGATCATTGATCGAGAATTACCCGAAGCAGAAAACAAAATTTGGCATGCACATCCGGTTTGGTTTTTGGATGGGAATCCAATTGTTGGATATAACAAACAAAAAACCGGGTTGCGTTTAATGTTTTGGAGTGGCGCTGATTTTGATGTGGAAGAATTAAATGTGGTAGGCAAAAAATTTAAAGACGCTTCCATTTTCTATACGAATGTGGAACAAATAAATAAAAAAGAACTTGTGCGTTGGCTTAAAAAATCAAAAGAAATTCAGTGGGATTACAAAAATATTGTGAAAAGAAAAGGACAATTAACAAGATTAAAATAA
- a CDS encoding SRPBCC family protein gives MNILSTILLVIAGIIILLLIIALFMKKHHYVKREIVINAPLQKVFGFLKLLKNQDQFNKWATTDKLNRKEEFKGTDGTIGFIYSWSGNKNAGQGEKEIKNIVEGKKIETEIRFIKPMRVTSYTIMETEFLSDNETKVYLINGGKLKYPINLMIPMAEKNFARDMDESLNKLKVILEK, from the coding sequence ATGAATATATTATCCACCATTCTACTGGTAATAGCGGGAATAATAATTCTGTTGTTGATCATAGCGTTATTTATGAAAAAGCATCATTACGTAAAACGCGAAATTGTGATAAATGCACCTCTTCAAAAGGTATTTGGCTTTTTAAAATTGCTTAAAAACCAGGATCAATTCAATAAATGGGCAACTACCGACAAATTAAACAGGAAGGAAGAATTTAAAGGAACAGACGGAACAATTGGATTTATTTATTCCTGGAGTGGAAATAAAAATGCCGGTCAGGGTGAAAAGGAAATTAAGAACATTGTAGAAGGAAAAAAAATTGAAACAGAAATTCGTTTTATAAAACCAATGCGGGTTACTTCTTATACAATTATGGAAACAGAATTCCTATCCGATAATGAGACCAAAGTATATCTTATAAATGGCGGCAAATTAAAATATCCGATTAATTTAATGATACCAATGGCAGAAAAGAATTTTGCGAGGGATATGGATGAAAGTTTGAACAAACTGAAAGTTATACTCGAAAAATAA
- a CDS encoding cation:proton antiporter yields the protein MTTAILIIIIGVFIFWGHYLSGMFERKSIPDVLGLMLLGMLLGPVFKFVDPDSFGKMGPLFSNLVLIFILFESGTDLKISEIKSSFKESAGITTLSFLITWLAGFILSIIIFDLSWVSCLFIGATLGGTSSAVVVGLVKKIAVKPKTATTLIMESAESDVFTLAIPLGILGFMITGEMEASAIISQFISSLVLALIIGIGGAFLWSFIISKIPTLKTTSFSTPAFLFILYGVAEYLKFSGPLTALSFGIAIGNLQYFEPKILENIIPNKSIMLPQKERDFFSEIVFLLRIFFFVYIGIKMQIDRIDLLLWGAFITLILFAVRIIAVKIVAANDSPMLDKAVMSIMIPKGLGAAVIATLPLQEGHTDGIIIQSICFSVILFSTLYCVGLFFMIKTGVSLPFYARLFGKNKVAEE from the coding sequence ATGACAACAGCCATCCTAATAATTATAATTGGAGTTTTCATCTTTTGGGGGCATTACCTGAGCGGAATGTTTGAACGCAAAAGTATTCCGGATGTGTTGGGGCTAATGTTACTTGGTATGTTGTTAGGCCCGGTGTTTAAATTTGTTGACCCGGATTCCTTTGGAAAAATGGGTCCTTTGTTTAGTAATCTGGTGCTGATATTTATTTTGTTTGAAAGTGGAACTGATTTAAAGATATCAGAAATAAAATCTTCGTTCAAGGAATCAGCGGGTATTACAACTTTGAGTTTCCTGATAACATGGCTTGCAGGGTTTATTTTAAGTATAATTATTTTCGACCTGTCCTGGGTGAGTTGTCTTTTTATTGGAGCTACCCTTGGAGGAACATCCTCTGCGGTTGTAGTAGGATTGGTAAAAAAAATAGCGGTGAAACCTAAAACTGCAACCACACTAATCATGGAATCTGCAGAATCTGATGTATTCACACTTGCTATTCCCCTTGGAATCCTGGGTTTCATGATAACAGGGGAAATGGAGGCCAGTGCCATTATTTCTCAATTCATTTCTTCTCTTGTACTTGCATTAATTATTGGAATTGGAGGTGCATTTTTATGGTCTTTTATTATCAGCAAAATTCCCACATTAAAAACTACGAGTTTTTCTACCCCTGCTTTTTTATTTATTCTATATGGGGTAGCGGAATATTTGAAATTCAGCGGACCGTTAACAGCCTTATCCTTTGGAATTGCAATTGGCAATCTTCAATATTTTGAACCCAAAATTTTGGAAAATATTATTCCGAATAAGAGTATAATGTTACCGCAGAAGGAAAGAGATTTTTTTAGCGAAATAGTTTTTCTTTTGAGAATATTCTTTTTTGTTTATATCGGAATCAAAATGCAGATCGACAGGATTGATTTATTATTGTGGGGAGCATTTATAACACTTATTCTTTTTGCAGTAAGAATAATTGCAGTAAAAATTGTAGCTGCCAATGATTCACCCATGTTAGATAAAGCGGTAATGTCAATAATGATTCCTAAAGGATTAGGAGCTGCGGTTATTGCAACATTGCCCTTGCAGGAGGGACATACAGATGGTATTATAATACAATCCATCTGCTTTTCAGTGATTCTTTTCAGCACACTGTATTGTGTTGGGTTATTTTTTATGATAAAAACCGGTGTGAGTTTACCGTTTTATGCCAGGCTGTTTGGGAAAAATAAAGTTGCTGAAGAATGA
- a CDS encoding TPM domain-containing protein: MRHFTTLIFLFFFGLIAKSQVVIDNGAFFTEKEVSDLEDRLQILKDKSTVETLIYTTIDLAGKTSLDYAKELFHKYPAGVKGINNGIIILLSKNDKRLQILVGLGLEWVLSDSECQLILDQMIPFFEKDEYHNGLNKGIDLINQKVIDIEWEAHKFKKISDKKNGKIFKIEYSNKTENSKYKYAIDTDPQFSDEFKIILTINDKEYNLYYTKYMNDLIAKILTSDKITVYFRLSDFENNKLELIGIE; encoded by the coding sequence ATGAGACATTTTACAACATTAATATTTCTGTTTTTTTTCGGATTGATAGCAAAAAGTCAAGTGGTTATTGATAATGGAGCATTTTTTACAGAGAAGGAAGTGTCTGATTTGGAGGATAGGTTGCAAATTTTAAAGGATAAAAGCACTGTTGAAACCTTGATTTATACAACTATCGATTTAGCCGGAAAAACTTCATTGGATTATGCAAAGGAATTATTTCATAAATATCCGGCAGGAGTAAAAGGGATCAATAACGGCATAATTATTCTTCTTTCAAAAAATGATAAAAGACTTCAGATTCTAGTTGGTTTAGGATTAGAGTGGGTACTTTCCGATAGTGAATGCCAACTGATTCTTGACCAAATGATACCCTTTTTCGAAAAAGATGAATATCATAATGGACTAAATAAAGGAATCGACCTAATTAACCAAAAGGTAATTGATATTGAATGGGAAGCTCATAAATTTAAGAAGATCTCGGATAAAAAAAATGGCAAGATCTTTAAAATTGAATATTCAAATAAGACTGAAAATTCAAAATATAAATACGCAATTGACACTGATCCTCAATTTTCTGATGAATTTAAAATAATACTGACTATTAACGATAAAGAATATAATTTATATTACACAAAATATATGAATGACCTGATTGCAAAAATACTTACTAGTGATAAGATTACAGTGTATTTTAGATTGAGTGATTTTGAAAACAACAAACTTGAACTTATAGGAATTGAATAA